The genomic segment CGCCGCGTTCGGAGAACAACCGCCGCACCGGCTCCGACACCCGCCTGCCGAGGATCGTGTCGAGGCGAGCGGGGTCGGCGTCCTGCTGGAGCGAGGAGTAGGCGACCACCCGCGACATGCGGTCCTCGACGGTGACCTGCCCGCCCACGGTCGTCGCGATCGCGTCGGCCAGCGCGAACAGGTCGCTCGGGCCGCGCCCGGACTCGGTCTCGCGGCCCTCCAGCACCAGTCCGTAGACGACACCGCAGATCTGACTCCACGACACGGCCGCGTCCACGAGCAGCACCGCGATGCCGTGTCGCGTCGCCTCCGCCCCGGCCCCGTGGTCGGTGGCCGAGCCGTGCACCAGCACCGCGCTCGCCTGTGCGGCCACCGCCAGTTCCACCGCGCGCCGCGCGTCCCGCACCCCCACCGCCAGCAGGACGTCACCGACCGGAGTCGTGCTGTCCGCCGGGTCGTGCACGACGACGCTGTGCAGATCGGCGCCGCGCGACGGCACGGCCGCCAGAGGGACGACGCCGTATCCACCGAGGACGTTGATGAGCCGATCCAGTGTCACCATGGGCGTGAGTGTTCCCCGTGAACGTCGTCGTACAAAGGGTCGCCTTCAGATTGTCCGGATCCGACAAACGCCGGACGCATGTGGTCGGTCACTCTGGAGGGCGCAACGACGCACAGCAGGCCAGAGGAGGCAGGCGGTCATGAACGAACACACGCGCATCGTCGGCGGTCCCCGCACAGCAGTGGTGGTCGGAGCGGGAATCGTGGGCCTGTCGACCGCCTGGTTCCTCCAGGACCACGGCGTCGACGTCACCGTGGTGGATCGTGACGACGTGGCGGCCGGAGCCTCGTGGGGCAACGCGGGTTGGCTCTCCCCCGGACTCGCCATCCCCCTCAACGAGCCGAGCGTCCTGAAGTACGGGCTGCGCACGCTGCTCGACCCGAAGGCCCCGCTGCACGTTCCGTTCACGCCCGACCTCGGGCTGTGGCGCTTCCTGACCCAGTTCGCCGCCCACTGCACCTGGGGCTCGTGGGAACGCGCGGCCCGCGCGAACCTTCCCTTCAACGCCGAATGCCTCGCCGCGTTCGACACGCTGACCTCGGCGGGCGTCACCGCCCCCACCACCAGCGCCCCGATCACCGCGCTGTTCGAGACCCCGAAGCAGGCCACCGGTCTGCTGAAGGAGCTCCAGCGCATCAACGCCTCCGGCGGCCACATCACCTACCGCGGCCTCGAGGGCGACGAACTGCGCGAACTCGCACCCCAGGCCTCCGGCCGGATCACCGCGGGGGTGCAGCTCGAAGGTCAGCGCTATGTCGACCCCGGCGCGTTCGTCCACGCACTGGCCGACGCCGTGCGCCGGCGGGGCGGCGTGATCCAGACCGGCTTCGAGGTCACCGCCATCCGCTCGCACCGCCAGTCCGTCACCCTCGAATCCCGCTCCGGCGAGGAGATCTCGGGCGACGTCGGCGTCGTGGCCACCGGCGCCTGGCTCGACCGACTCGCCCGCAGCAAGGGCGTGCGGGTACCGGTTCGGGCGGGGCGCGGGTACTCGTTCACCGTGCCCACCGACCGGCCGGTGCCCAACCCCGTCTACCTGCCCAACGTCCGGGTGGCGTGCACGCCCTACCGGAATGCGCTGCGGGTCGCGGGCACCATGGAGTTCCAGGGCCCGGACGCGCCGCTGGAAAAGGCCCGCATCGAGGCCATCGTCTCCTCCGCTCGCACGCTGCTCGACGGCGTGCACTGGGAGAAGCGCACCGACGAGTGGGTGGGCCCCCGCCCGGTCACACCGGACGGCAAGCCGCTGATCGGCGCGACGACGGCACCGAACCTCTACGTCGCGGGCGGGCACGGCATGTGGGGCTACACGCAGGGTCCGATCACCGGCCGCCTGCTCGCCGAGCAGATCGTGACCGGCAAGCAGCCGGAGGCTCTACGGGCGGTCGACCCGCTGCGCTGAGCGACGCCGCCGCCGACGCGGTCCAGTCCTCTGTGGCGAGTGACCGGTCGGCGGCGTTACGTGCCTCTCGGCGATTGCACCTGTTCGGCTGTCACTCGTTCCTGTGATGCAATTTTCACCTCGCTCATTGCGGTTCTACGGTGTGACCGTCAGAAGAACGAGAAGCCACTGGGGTCCGGATATGTGTCCGGAGGGGACCGTCATGAACAAGACTGCCGACCAGATCGTCGTCGGTGACCGGATCACCTACCTCGCGGGAACGCCGATCGGGATGGAGAAGCTCTTCCTCAGCGGCGAGGTCGTCGCCTTTCCGATCGCCGACCCGTACACCTCGGTGCTGTGGTTTCCCACCCGCCCCGACGACGCGGGCGCCGACGCCGAACCGGTGTGGGTCCGCCACGACAAGGTCGTGGACGTGGCCTCCGCGGTGGAGTGACGCCTCACGCCACCAGCCGTCGCATGGCCGTGCCGGCCGCACAGACCACCGGTTCGCCATGGCCGAAACACAGTGTTCCGACGTCCAGTTCGGACAGAGACCGGATCGAGCGCATCAGCTCGGCGCGGTCCGTGTTGAACACGCCCGGGATCACGGCTCCGTCGTGTTCGGCGAGCGTGTCGCCGGTGAACAACACACGGTGATCCGGTTCGTACAGCGCGTTGCTGCCCTCGGTGTGCCCCGGAACAGACGCTAGCGGCCCTCACCACTCCACCGCAGCCGTGTCCGCACTCAGCGAACGCGTGTCCGCACTTCCCGCACGCGTGTCCGCGCTTCCCGCACCAGTGTCCGCACTTCCCGCACCCGGGCCGGCGAGCGGCCGTACGGGAACTGCGGACACGCGTGCCCAGGGCGCGGACACGGTGCAGGGGCTCAGCGGAGGGTGAGGACGACCTTGCCCTTCGCCGCGCGAGTGTCCAGTTCGGTCAGCGCCGCGGCGACGTCGTCCAGCGTGTACGTCGCGCCGACCGGAGGGTCGAGCACGCCGTCGTCGACGAGCGGGCGCAGCTCGGCCCACTGCTGCTGCAGATAACCGGGCCGAGTGCCCCAGAAGGCACCCCAGCCGACGCCGACGACCGAGATGTTGTTGAGCAGCAGGCGGTTGACCTTCACCGTGGGGATCTCGCCCGCCGTGAAGCCGACGACGAGCAGCCGCCCTTCCGGTGCGAGGCACCGCAGCGAGTCGGTGAACCGGTCGCCTCCCACCGGATCGACCACGAGATCGACTCCGGCTCCGTCCGTCAGGTCCCTCGCCGCGTCGCGGAAGCCGTCGGGCGCGATGACCTCGTGCGCCCCGACCCGCCGGGCGACCTCGCCCTTCTCCGGCGAGGACGTCACCGCGATCACCCGCGCGCCGAGCGCCGACGCGAGTTGCACCGCGGCCGTGCCGACGCCACCACCCGCGCCGTGCACAAGCACGGTCTCGCCCTCCCGCAGCCCGCCACGCCGGGTCAGCGCGAACTGCACGGTGAGGTAGTTCATCGGCAGTGCGGCCGCCGCCACGAACGACAGCGTGTCGGGAATCGCGAACACGGCGTCGGGCGACACGACCACGGTCTCGGCGAACCCACCGATGCCGGGGAACGCGGCGACGCGGTCACCCGGTCGCACGGGCGCGTCGTCCGGCGCCGACCGCACCACGCCGGCGACCTCCGTACCCGGGACGAAGGGCAGCTCCGGCTTGTACTGGTACAGCCCCCGCGTCTGGAGCACGTCGGGGAACGTCACCCCGGCCGCATGCACGTCGACCACCACGGCTCCGTCGGCACCGCGTGGTTCGTCGATGTCGGCCACACTCACCGCGGCGGGCCCGTCGAGGCTGGTGATCTGCGCAGCTCGCATGCGTGACTCCTTCGTCAGGGGGCGACGGTCCGCACCATACTAAGCAAGCGCTCACTTCAGCGGGAGGTGTGGCGCCGAACACGCCCTCAATCTCGTCGTCCGGAGCCGATCACCATGCGATAGAGCAGCAGGATCACCAGCGCGCCGAGAATGGCCAGCCCCCACGTGCGGAGATCGAAGAACGTCCCGAGGTCGACGTCGAAGGCCGTCCTGCCGATCCAGCCGCCCAGCATCGCGCCCCCGATGCCGAGCAGGATCGTGATCAGGCAGCCGCCCGGGTCCCGGCCCGGCATGAGCATCTTCGCGATGCCGCCTGCGAGTAGTCCGAGAACGATCCAACCGAGTACACCCATGGCGTCACCCTACGGGCAACTGGAACACGCGCCACCAAGCCGGGCCCGGGCCGATCGTGCGCCGCCTCGGGCCCGCACCCTCGGTGGTCGAGACGTCACTGCGGCTTCGACGCCGTGTCCTCCCAGCCCAGCTGCGCGAGCATCTTCTCCTGGAGGATGGGCGACAGCGTGTTCAGGTACGTCTCCGTGACGTGGTTGTCGTCCATGTAGACCAACACGTTCCCCATCACCGGCGGACACTGTGTGGCGGTGCAGTAGTAGTCACTGAGGTCGACGAACGACGTGCTCGACGGCGCGGGCATCGACTCGTAGGGCGGCACGGCGTGGTACATCTCCGCGCGCGGGTGGCCGCACTTCTCGGAGGTCAGGCCATGAATCTGGGCACACCCCGACGGCTCGAAGTCGAAACGCGGATTGTCCCGGATCGCTACCACCGGGATGCCTGCCTCGTGCAGGCGCTGCCACTGCCGGACGTAGCCCTCGGGAGTGCGCTCGGCCAAGCCAACACGCACGTCCCGAGTCGCCATGGTCACCACGGCGTCCGGCTGCATGTCGATGATCTTCGGCAGCACGACGCGGTTCCAGTCGACACAGCTCTGGTTGTTCGGGAGCACCTCGGTGGCGGTGAGCGGGCAGCCCGGCTTGTTCAACACGACCAACTCCCAGTCCAACCGCTCCGAGATCGGCCGCAGTGCTGCCATGAGTTGCAGGATGTGCGAGTCGCCGACCACCGCGAGACGGCGTTTGGGCTCCGCGCCGTTCAACGGCTTCACCGTACACGTTCGGACCTCAACGCCCTGTTCCGTAGCCCTCGTGCACTCGCCGCGCTTCCAACTGATCCACTCGTAAGGCAACGCCGCGAATGGTGGTACGACGTCGTTGGTGGAGTCGTACACCGGCTGGCCCGTCACCAACGCCTGGGCCCCCGGATACTGGGGGTCATCCGCGCGGAAATCGAACTCGGCCCGATCGAGAGTCACGTTCTGCCACACCACCGCGACAGCGATCACCGGCACGAGCACGACCACCGCGAACCGGTAAGCCCCCCACCGGTTGTTCACCCCGATCCTGGAATCCCGAACCGGGTTCTCGACCAGGTGATAGGTCAGCACGGCCAGAACGACCGACAGGCCGATCACACCCGCACCACCGACCAGACCGACCTCCGTGCGACCCCGCACGAGCAGGTAGAACAACAGCACCGGCCAGTGCCACAAATACAGCGAATAGCTGATGTTACCCAGGTAGATCAACGGCCGAGACGACAAGAACCGGTCCGCACCGACCCGACTACCCGTCGCACCGGCCAGCAACACCAACGCCGCCGACACCATCGGCCACAACGCCACATAACCCGGAAACATCGTGCCGACCTGCAACACAAGACCACACGACGCCAGCCCGAGCACCCCGAGCCAACCCGCCACAAGCGCCAACCAGCGCGGCAAAACAATGCGATCGATCGTCAGAGCGAGAATCCCACCCAACGCGAACTGCCACACCCGCGTACCCGAGTGGAAATACGCCAGCGGCTGATTCACGGCCGTAAGCCACACCGAGAACGCCAGCGACCCCGCGAACAACACACCGAGCACCACCAGCAGCGTGGTCCGCATGTTCCAGCCCAGCCACCGCACGACCAGCAACAACACACCGATCAGCAACGGCCACACCACATAGAACTGGCCCTGGATCGACAACGACCAGAAATGCTGCATCAAACTGGCCGAACTATTCTGCGCGAAATAATCGGCCGAATCAGCAGCCAACTGCCAATTCTCGTAGAACAAAGCCGAAGCGACGATCTCCTTACCCGCCTGCAACCACCGATGCTCCGGCAACCACAACAGCGACACCGCCATCGTCACCACAAGCACCGTCAACGCCGCAGGCAAAAGCCGCTTGAACATCCGGCCCCAAAACGACCGGAACTCAATACGGCCCCGCACACTCGCCCGGAAGAGCTGCCCGGTGATGAGGAAGCCCGACACGAACAGGAAGACGTCCACGCCACCCGAGATGCGGTCCAACCACACGTGGTAAACGACCACCAACGCGGCAGCGAGAGCGCGAAGTCCCTGCAGTTCGGGGCGGAACTTACGTGCTCGTCGCGGCGCCGGAGTGGACGCGTTCTCCTCCCGCAAAGGTTCCCGCAACGTGGTCATCGCCGGAAGGCCCTCCCGTTTACAGGTACGAATCCCCGGACGTGCCGAGGAGGTTGACGGACAGCACTCGGTCGGTCTGGACTGTCGTGCACCGGTCGGACCGCCGCTGCGACGAACGCCCTCTTCCCCATCGACCGCGGTCAGGCATGCCACCAGGCATCATGCTCATCAGTTCGCGGTCACTTCGGTGCCGCGGCGACCGTGGCCTCCCACCCAAGGGCGCTCAGCATCTTCTCCTGCAGAATCGCTGCCATCGTCTGCATGTACGTCTCCGTAACGTGGTTGTCGTCCGCGTACACGAGCACGTTGCCGATCACCGGCGGACACTGTGTGGCGGTACAGAAGGCGTCGCTGAGGTCGACGAACTCGGTGTTCGGCGGAGTCGGCTCAGTCTCGTAGGGCGGCACCGCCAGATACATGTCGTCCCGTGGACGTGCACACTCCTCGGCCGTGAAGCCTTTGAGCTGCACGCACTCCGACGGTTCGAAGTCGAAACGCGGGTTGTCACGTACAGCGAGCACGGGCACACCGGCGTCGTGGAGGCGCTGCCACTGCTTCACATAGCCGTCCGGCAGCCATTCCTTCAGCCCTACTCGCACGTCGCGGGTTGCCATCGTGATCAGAACATCGGGCTGAAGCTCGATGATCTTGGGAAGAGTCTCCCGATTCCATTCAGCGCATTCCTCGCTGATCGGATCCGTCTCAGTCGCGGTGAAGGGACAACCCGGCCGGTAAAAAACGCTGAGCTCCCAGTTGTTCTTCTTCGCGATCGGGATGAGCGCGGAGTTGAGCTGCCACGTGTGCGAGTCACCCGCCACCGCGATCCGGCGCTCCGGCTCGACGCCTTCGGGAGGTGACATTCTGCACTCGCGCACGTTGACGTCGTCATCGACCGGGACTCGGACACACTCACCCGGCTGCCACGTGGTCCAGTCGCGGGACACTGCCGCGAATGGTGGTACGACGTCGTTGGTGGAGTCGTAGACCGGCTGGCCCGTCATCAACGCCTGAGCCCCCGGATACCGGGAATCATCGGCTCGGAACTCGAACTCGGCCCGATCCAGAGTCACGTTCTGCCACACCACCGCGACCGCGACCACCGGCACCAACACGACCGCCGCGAACCGATAAGCCCCCCACCGGTTGTTCACCCCGATCCTGGAATCCCGGACCGGGTTCTCAACCAGGTGGTAAGTCAACACGGCCAGAACGACCGACAGGCCGATCACACCCGCACCACCGACCAGACCGACCTCCGTGCGACCCCGCACGAGCAGGTAGAACAACAGCACCGGCCAGTGCCACAAATACAGCGAATAGCTGATGTTACCCAGGTAGATCAACGGCCGAGACGACAAGAACCGGTCCGCACCGACCCGACTACCCGTCGCACCGGCCAGCAACACCAACGCCGCCGACACCATCGGCCACAACGCCACATAACCCGGAACATCGTGCCGACCTGCAACACAAGACCACACGACGCCAGCCNNNNNNNNNNNNNNNNNNNNNNNNNNNNNNNNNNNNNNNNNNNNNNNNNNNNNNNNNNNNNNNNNNNNNNNNNNNNNNNNNNNNNNNNNNNNNNNNNNNNAGCCTGACCCGACCCGAGCTCCAGTGCCACCGGCACCAGCACCGCGTCGGCCCGCGACCGCGCACTGTCCAGCAACGCCAGACCCTGCTCCGGGCTCAGTCCGCTGCTGCCGGACCGGGCGATGCGTTCCCGGTCGGCGTCGGCCATGCCGGCCGCCATGCCGCCGTTCTGCTGGTCCCACAACCCCCACGCCAACGACAGACCCGGCAGACCTTGGGCCCTGCGGTGCGCGGCCAGACCGTCGAGGAACGCATTGGCCGCCGAGTAGT from the Saccharomonospora azurea NA-128 genome contains:
- a CDS encoding NAD(P)/FAD-dependent oxidoreductase, translated to MNEHTRIVGGPRTAVVVGAGIVGLSTAWFLQDHGVDVTVVDRDDVAAGASWGNAGWLSPGLAIPLNEPSVLKYGLRTLLDPKAPLHVPFTPDLGLWRFLTQFAAHCTWGSWERAARANLPFNAECLAAFDTLTSAGVTAPTTSAPITALFETPKQATGLLKELQRINASGGHITYRGLEGDELRELAPQASGRITAGVQLEGQRYVDPGAFVHALADAVRRRGGVIQTGFEVTAIRSHRQSVTLESRSGEEISGDVGVVATGAWLDRLARSKGVRVPVRAGRGYSFTVPTDRPVPNPVYLPNVRVACTPYRNALRVAGTMEFQGPDAPLEKARIEAIVSSARTLLDGVHWEKRTDEWVGPRPVTPDGKPLIGATTAPNLYVAGGHGMWGYTQGPITGRLLAEQIVTGKQPEALRAVDPLR
- a CDS encoding MBL fold metallo-hydrolase yields the protein MLFTGDTLAEHDGAVIPGVFNTDRAELMRSIRSLSELDVGTLCFGHGEPVVCAAGTAMRRLVA
- a CDS encoding NADPH:quinone oxidoreductase family protein, producing the protein MRAAQITSLDGPAAVSVADIDEPRGADGAVVVDVHAAGVTFPDVLQTRGLYQYKPELPFVPGTEVAGVVRSAPDDAPVRPGDRVAAFPGIGGFAETVVVSPDAVFAIPDTLSFVAAAALPMNYLTVQFALTRRGGLREGETVLVHGAGGGVGTAAVQLASALGARVIAVTSSPEKGEVARRVGAHEVIAPDGFRDAARDLTDGAGVDLVVDPVGGDRFTDSLRCLAPEGRLLVVGFTAGEIPTVKVNRLLLNNISVVGVGWGAFWGTRPGYLQQQWAELRPLVDDGVLDPPVGATYTLDDVAAALTELDTRAAKGKVVLTLR
- a CDS encoding GlsB/YeaQ/YmgE family stress response membrane protein; the protein is MGVLGWIVLGLLAGGIAKMLMPGRDPGGCLITILLGIGGAMLGGWIGRTAFDVDLGTFFDLRTWGLAILGALVILLLYRMVIGSGRRD
- a CDS encoding acyltransferase family protein; translated protein: MTTLREPLREENASTPAPRRARKFRPELQGLRALAAALVVVYHVWLDRISGGVDVFLFVSGFLITGQLFRASVRGRIEFRSFWGRMFKRLLPAALTVLVVTMAVSLLWLPEHRWLQAGKEIVASALFYENWQLAADSADYFAQNSSASLMQHFWSLSIQGQFYVVWPLLIGVLLLVVRWLGWNMRTTLLVVLGVLFAGSLAFSVWLTAVNQPLAYFHSGTRVWQFALGGILALTIDRIVLPRWLALVAGWLGVLGLASCGLVLQVGTMFPGYVALWPMVSAALVLLAGATGSRVGADRFLSSRPLIYLGNISYSLYLWHWPVLLFYLLVRGRTEVGLVGGAGVIGLSVVLAVLTYHLVENPVRDSRIGVNNRWGAYRFAVVVLVPVIAVAVVWQNVTLDRAEFDFRADDPQYPGAQALVTGQPVYDSTNDVVPPFAALPYEWISWKRGECTRATEQGVEVRTCTVKPLNGAEPKRRLAVVGDSHILQLMAALRPISERLDWELVVLNKPGCPLTATEVLPNNQSCVDWNRVVLPKIIDMQPDAVVTMATRDVRVGLAERTPEGYVRQWQRLHEAGIPVVAIRDNPRFDFEPSGCAQIHGLTSEKCGHPRAEMYHAVPPYESMPAPSSTSFVDLSDYYCTATQCPPVMGNVLVYMDDNHVTETYLNTLSPILQEKMLAQLGWEDTASKPQ
- a CDS encoding acyltransferase family protein encodes the protein AGVVWSCVAGRHDVPGYVALWPMVSAALVLLAGATGSRVGADRFLSSRPLIYLGNISYSLYLWHWPVLLFYLLVRGRTEVGLVGGAGVIGLSVVLAVLTYHLVENPVRDSRIGVNNRWGAYRFAAVVLVPVVAVAVVWQNVTLDRAEFEFRADDSRYPGAQALMTGQPVYDSTNDVVPPFAAVSRDWTTWQPGECVRVPVDDDVNVRECRMSPPEGVEPERRIAVAGDSHTWQLNSALIPIAKKNNWELSVFYRPGCPFTATETDPISEECAEWNRETLPKIIELQPDVLITMATRDVRVGLKEWLPDGYVKQWQRLHDAGVPVLAVRDNPRFDFEPSECVQLKGFTAEECARPRDDMYLAVPPYETEPTPPNTEFVDLSDAFCTATQCPPVIGNVLVYADDNHVTETYMQTMAAILQEKMLSALGWEATVAAAPK